The Bactrocera dorsalis isolate Fly_Bdor chromosome 2, ASM2337382v1, whole genome shotgun sequence region gattacctcaaaaatttgaatagttttatactgcatgtaacgacagaagaaaataacaataaatatagaaaaattaatattattatgttaatacaactctaacaaataattccgaccaaattagttatcacaaaaacagtACTCACGAACTTttatttagatcattaaaagagaaataattctttcatacataacttttgtgaatcttgaaccgctttcgcagcgcaaggaacggaagccctcaaagataaataatttccctcgttttttacacatttaccactgtttcttcgctcctattgttcgcagcgtgatgctatatagcctatagccttcctcgataaatggactattcaacacaaaaagaattattcaattcgaaccagtagcttcggagattagcgcgttcaaacaaacaaactcttcagctttataatattagtatagactACGGGAGCATACAAAAGACAATCATATACGCGGATAGCCAGGCAGCAATGCTGGCCTTGCCGACAAGAATTGCAGGAATGCTTTAAACTTACTGACAGATCAACTtcacgaaaaagcagacgagttggccaAGCTAGAAGCCTCTTTTGACGCAACGAATTCGAGGCGGATTTAAAACCATGCCCGCTGGGAACGATCAAGAGAGATATTCAaagaattttgaataattagttAAAAGCAGGTGCAAATCCATAACCAACTGTAAGATAACATAGAAGATATGGTCCAAGTATGACAAGACTAGAATTAAGGATAGGAGGTTAAGGACCTATTATACCTGTATAGGTCTAGGAaaaataacatgtatgtataaagttGTATCTTTATAAGCTTGGCGATTTTCGCCTGTTAAACGAAATGAAACAAATAAAGTGTTCGTTAGTTCTTGGTCAGAAAAAATACTGTAACGATGTTTCGGTCTTCAGACATGGCTTCGTGTGACTTTCTTCCAATTCCAAAAATAAGGAGAATGTTTAAATGCCATCGGTTTGCAAGCATAGATGACATTAAAAGCGCATAGCTGAAAGACGATGGGCCAAAGGCCATCCCATAAATCGATTTTGAGAGATGTTTTGATAATTAGAAGTAGAAGCGCTGGCATAGGTATGTAATATCAAGGGAGTAGATACTtaaatcaatattaatttttttaaatcgaaaatttccgttattttttgaacatatCTAAGTACCTCGTAAAGTTGCCGATATACTTGCCTGGCTACTATACCAGAATTCTGCTTTACGGCTACTGAAGTCAGTATGCTTGAAAACTTAGATAACAACTCTGAACTTACATTTTTCTAAAGCAGTTTAAAGTATTTGGCAGCACTGctcaaatttttgaagaaatcgtaaaataaaatattattacgaGTATACAAGTAAGCCGGTTGTGGATCTGCTGCGTGTCTTCGATTGCTGCAATTTAGTTCTAACTTTTTTTGTTCCTTGCTTGAGTAAGTCAGCATTGTAGATCCAGCACTTCAGCGTCCATCAATCCATCAGTCTGCCTCTGCTTGCCTATGTTTTTGCTCCATCTGCCCAGAAGAATTTGCTTGGAGGTATAGTCTCCGTTGACGCGAAATATGTGGTGTCTTAAAGGAGGATGATGTCCACTAAGAGCAGATATGACAATCAGAAATGAAGCTCCTCCCTCTCATTCTAAATCTCGCCTTCATGAGGTGGCACCGTTTATTCCGATTGGAGATTGGGTACTcgatttcattggaaaaaaggGGAATGAACGAAAATCTAATCTGGTACTCCTGGAAGGAGTTGATTACAAGGCTGCCACCATAATCTTACAAAAAAGTCTTTGCCAAGGAAGCTGTAACTAAGCTTCGGATAGAAAATAAAGCATGCAGAAATGGAAAAGGATGACggttttgaaatttaaagcaTTATATGTACGTAATAgacgtgaatttatttgtacatGCTTTAGTTTTTTATTCTGGCTTCCAATCTCGAACAATACTTATCGACTATTATACTGGCGCTAGCATTCACACATAACAGGGGTGTAAGGCGGTTAACGTTGTCTTCCTTCACGACATAAGATAATACGCCGatcagacttcggacgcaactaacttcagtGGAGCCGACGCCCTCTCAGTGAATAGCGTACTtgaagtcaaaccaccacccgggagaatcgagagtgaccctGGCGCAGCTTCGCTCTGattactgtagcaggttaaattcTTACTTACCCGGAATCGACACTGATATACCAAATGTATGTCCCGCATGACCCTAACAACCTCTTTGCCTGCCCAGGTAACTCTACACATCTGACACTCTTTTCCCTATGATCCGACCCTTTCGAAAAAGCATGTTCTCTGGCCCTACCcttggatgacctcgatgatAACAATTGGAGAATAAACTAATTTCACAAGATGTAGCTTCCCTTGGGATGTGTCCGTAcggaaaattgcaaaatacGTATGTAGAAGGTCTGTACTAAGTCATGTCattgtcaataaaatttttagcccTACTTATTTACCAAGCTGTCCTCAAATCAATCCTTATTTTATCGTTTTCTTACCGTTGATTTAAAATTAcgtgttaaaattaaaatttttgttataaaaaatatttattaattttagtaaacatttaatatatgtatacttggaTACATGCATTGGTTTACGAAAATAATTTGGAATAATACAGAAgtccaaaaaagtaaaaaaagataTGAAATGCTTTGCCATTTTAGTTGGCAGACTTTAGTCTAGACTCTAGACTAACTTCATGGTGATAGTTTTGGTTTCCAGATAACTGTCCAAACCATCCTTGCCCAGCTCACGACCAATGCCAGACTGCTTGTAGCCGCCGAAAGGAGTTTGCGGTAGCACAGCATCATAACAATTGATCCAAACGGAACCGGCATTGACGTTGTTGGCGAATTTCGTCGCTTTGTTGATGTCATTGGTGATAACACCAGCTGCGAGACCGTACACCACGTCATTGGCACGATCAATGATCTCCTCCATGTCGCTGAATTTAAAGATTGACTGAACAGGTCCGaagatctaaaaaaaaaaattaataataatatgagtTATTACTGAAAATAATAACCGTACCTCCTCCTGTGCGATTTTCATTTTGTCGGTAACATCCGAGAACACCGTCGGTTCGATAAAGTAGCCGACATTACCAATGCGCTTGCCACCGCATTGTAACTTGGCACCCTCTTGCTTGCCACTTTCAATATAACCCAAGACCTTATTCATCATTTCGTCGTCGATTTGTGGACCCTGTTTGACGGACTCGTCGAATGGATTGCCAACTTTGCGGGCTTTGGCTGCCGCCACAGCTTTGACAACGAATTTATCGTAAATCTTTTCGTGTACATATGTGCGACTACCGGCACAACAGCTCTGACCGTGATTTGAGAAAAGTGCTTCGTGGGTAATATCCACCGCTAAGTCAACTAGAgaagataaaagaaaaaaaaaataactgtatactttgaaacaaatttatagCAAATATGGCTGCCTTACTGTCGGCGTCGTCGAACACCACAACCGGACTCTTGCCACCCAATTCCAACGTAACCCGCTTCAAATTCGTCTTGGCTGCCGCTTCCATAATAATGCGTCCAATTTCTGCGGAACCAGTGAATGCGACCTTCTGTATATCATGATGTTCTGATATCGCAGCACCCGCGGTGGGGCCGTAGCCGGGTATGACATTGATGACACCAGCGGGAAAACCAGCTTCTTTAGTCAAAGCCGCCAAGTGCAGTGCGGTGAGTGGTGTCTGTTCGGCTGGTTTCAAAACGATCGTACAACCAGCAGCAAGAGCCGGCGCCCACTTCCATGCCAACATAAGTATCGGATAATTCCATGGAATGATTTGACCAACCACACCAACGGGTTCCTTACGTGTCTGTACAATGAATTCACCACCAGGAATTGTATCGCCAAAAAACTTATCGGTCCAGCCGGCATAGTATTTAAATGTCATAATGGCGATGTCAATATCAAAAACAGAGTCGGCGTAAGGCTTGCCATTATCTTGTGTCTCAAGGCTAGCCAATAAGCTCTTATCACGTTCCAAGAGGCTGCAGAACCTGATGTGTAAAAGAcagttatgtttaaaaatagttttttaagaaaaaagaagTTAGTTTAATCTATATACTTGTTTATCAAGTCTGTGCGTTGGAGTGGGGCCAGTTTGCGCCATTCGGAGTTTCTATGGAATGCTTTCTTAGCGGCAGCCACAGCCAAGTCAACGTCAGCCTGCACGGCGTAAGAAAAGAGTTACTTAAGTCAGTACATATAGtgcaagtatgtttgtatgtatgtagaaatgtttcaaaataaGTACGAATACCGTTATTTATTGAATATGTGATATTTTTCATTATCGTCTTTACTGCACTCACCTTATCACCCTCAGCAACTTGGGCTATCAGTTTACCAGTTGCCGGATTGTTGGTTGGAAACTTTTTTCCGGAGACGGCGTCGACGAACTCGTTGTTGATAAAGagctgtaaataataaaaaaatatttttaaagagattatTGTGTTTACGGGGGGCCTGTTAATTTGTATTGGAACAAAGAAGAAATGTCACAATCGTTTTCGATTAAGAAATTTTCTGCTTACAACCTAGCGGAATTACAAAAAGCTAGGTATTGATGGAACCTATAGGTTTATAGACAGATTTTCTCCACACATCGTCGACACAATCTCAGCTGGCTTAGTAATTGAACACCGACATTTTTGGTactatattatagtatatattatatatacattggtGCATGATAGAAGTCCATTGGAGCTTGCCTCCCAATTGTGTTCTGGTTCGTGCTGTTGTTCCTCAAATTGAGGAACCTAAATTTTTCAAACGTCTCCGAAATTTTAGTAGAAATTAGAATAGAACTTTTTATGTTTACGAGAGGGCAGAAGGTTAGTTAACGCTGCTTCAGTAAAGTTCTGATTTTCACTCACTTTATTTGTAGAAACCTGAGCTATTCGAATCTGGTTCACTTGGAGTGTACTCGTACAGTTGAAATTTCTATTAGCACTGTTATTCAAGAACTTTCGAAAACACTGTCTTCTTCTTCCGAAAGTTAGCGAGAGATGTTTAGCGTCGGAATTTAACATTTCCAAGGAGTATAGTATGGGTAGCTTCAGTCTTAACAAAAATGAAGAGTGTacaattttttagcaaaattaactTTGgtttgaaatgtaaaaaatacaaagagaTATGGGTGCTGACATTGCTTAGTTTTATACATTGTAATTAAGTTCATGCAAAATTAAggtttttcttgcttttgttaTGCTAATAACAGCCGCTGGTAGTTTCCGGCGTACTTTCggttgtaaacaaaaaacagctgaataaaatgaaaaatagcaTCTAAGTTATTTGCGGTGCGAACTACAACTACTTTTTCAGGTTATTTTGGTTATATGATTGTAATATTTGTTTCAAACTTGCGCTAATGTGAAACCTACacggtaggccatttaaagttgacccatctggcaacgctgtaacttttaacagcgctgacaaatcggctaatgtcataccgcgttagaagcgtcattcgaagacaatttataccatggaacagtacactccaaaagaacgcgctgaaattgttcagctttatattcaaaataacttttcaattgtgttaactcaacgtgcgtttcgcaaaaaaaataaagtgaaaagtgctccagttaagaacacaattaagtctttatacgcaaaatttgtgaacaccggtaatctcagtaatgccagtcatgcatccagacaacgcacaagacgttctgatgaaaatatcgaagctgtacgagccagtattgaggagactccatcgacatcgagttatcgccgctctcaggaattagacatctctcgcaccaccgttatcgagccatgataacggattttgtgatacccattattcgcgaaaatgacatggataacttctggtttcaacaggacggggctacatgccatacagctcgaccaacaatcaatttattgcgaccatttttccccgggcgattgatatcgaaaaatggtgatgttgactggccaccgagatcaccagatttgacgccaccagacttttatttgtggggttatttgaaatccaaggtatacgctaataagccaaagaccttagctcaactgaaagccaacattcgacgtgaaacagccgccatatcatccgaaagattggccaaagtcatggaaaatgtcgaaaaatgagtgcatttagctgtcaaagctaaaggtgcccatttacgcgatctaatttttaaatattagctgaaacaaatccccttggaccaaaataaattatttttgaaatgaacaaaaaacattgttttcttttgttctttttttttagaaacaaatgggtcaactttaaatggcctaccctgtatattaTTGATCCGATTTAGCGTATctgtatttaattgaattttatgttTATAGATTTAGCTCGATTTACCCAtgcaaaaaagttacaaaaaaacgttatatgtatattttataacactttataaatatatatttctgtatacatacatatgtatgtacttaagtgCTTCTAGTAACGAGTGCACTTGAACCACTT contains the following coding sequences:
- the LOC105224514 gene encoding aldehyde dehydrogenase X, mitochondrial isoform X1, whose translation is MANPNEVPKYTQLFINNEFVDAVSGKKFPTNNPATGKLIAQVAEGDKADVDLAVAAAKKAFHRNSEWRKLAPLQRTDLINKFCSLLERDKSLLASLETQDNGKPYADSVFDIDIAIMTFKYYAGWTDKFFGDTIPGGEFIVQTRKEPVGVVGQIIPWNYPILMLAWKWAPALAAGCTIVLKPAEQTPLTALHLAALTKEAGFPAGVINVIPGYGPTAGAAISEHHDIQKVAFTGSAEIGRIIMEAAAKTNLKRVTLELGGKSPVVVFDDADIDLAVDITHEALFSNHGQSCCAGSRTYVHEKIYDKFVVKAVAAAKARKVGNPFDESVKQGPQIDDEMMNKVLGYIESGKQEGAKLQCGGKRIGNVGYFIEPTVFSDVTDKMKIAQEEIFGPVQSIFKFSDMEEIIDRANDVVYGLAAGVITNDINKATKFANNVNAGSVWINCYDAVLPQTPFGGYKQSGIGRELGKDGLDSYLETKTITMKLV
- the LOC105224514 gene encoding aldehyde dehydrogenase X, mitochondrial isoform X2, which gives rise to MANPNQAPKYTQLFINNEFVDAVSGKKFPTNNPATGKLIAQVAEGDKADVDLAVAAAKKAFHRNSEWRKLAPLQRTDLINKFCSLLERDKSLLASLETQDNGKPYADSVFDIDIAIMTFKYYAGWTDKFFGDTIPGGEFIVQTRKEPVGVVGQIIPWNYPILMLAWKWAPALAAGCTIVLKPAEQTPLTALHLAALTKEAGFPAGVINVIPGYGPTAGAAISEHHDIQKVAFTGSAEIGRIIMEAAAKTNLKRVTLELGGKSPVVVFDDADIDLAVDITHEALFSNHGQSCCAGSRTYVHEKIYDKFVVKAVAAAKARKVGNPFDESVKQGPQIDDEMMNKVLGYIESGKQEGAKLQCGGKRIGNVGYFIEPTVFSDVTDKMKIAQEEIFGPVQSIFKFSDMEEIIDRANDVVYGLAAGVITNDINKATKFANNVNAGSVWINCYDAVLPQTPFGGYKQSGIGRELGKDGLDSYLETKTITMKLV